The window CGAGCTGACGCTGCCGGCGGAGACGCCGCTGGCCGGCAAGCCGGTGAGCGAGCTGTCGCTGCCCCGCGACGCGGCCCTGGTGACGATCCTGCGCGGCGACCGCGTGATCATCCCCCAGCCGGAAGACCCGCTGGAGCCGGGCGACGAGCTGCTGTTCGTGGCGACGTCCGACGTCGAACCGGAGATCCGGACGGCGCTGGGCTACTGAGTGCACGAAGAAGGCCTCCGGCTCGCGTCGGGGGCCTTCTTCGTGGTCCGAAACTGTCGGTGCTCTCCGGTAGCGTGGAAAACGGGGGCGCCCCCACGCGCGCGGGTTGTCAGGCTTCGGGGGGTTGTCAGCCTTCGGGGGCTTCGGCGTACTTCGCGCGCAGCCGGGCCTCGACCTCGGCGTCGGTCTCCGGCTTGGGCTCGGTCTCCTCGAGCGCCTTCAGCCGCTTGTCCGACCGGCGCACCGCCCAGACCACCACCAGCAGGCCCAGCGCGTACAGCGGGTACCCCATCGCGATCTTCGCGAAGGCCAGCCAGCCGGTGTAGTCCTCCTGGTAGAGCCACCGCTGGACGACGAACCGGGCCGCGAACACCAGCGCCAGGGCCAGCGTCGCGACGTCGTAGCCGTAGCGGGACGGCTTGTCCTTGCGCCACGCCTGGCCGGTGCCGTTCAGCACGTTCCAGACGACGCCCGCGATCGGCCAGCGCACGACCACCGACAGCACGAAGATGCCGCAGTAGACCAGGCTCGCGTAGATCCCGAAGAGGAAGAACCCCTTCGCGGACCCGGTGCGGTAGGCGATGAACGCCGCGATCGCGACGCCGAAGAACCCGGAGATCGCCGGCTGCAGGGGCTCCTTGCGGACCACCCGCAGCACGGTGATCGCCACCGCGCTGCCCACCGAGGTCCAGATGGCGGCGGTCAGGCCGAAGAACGCGTTCGCCAGGACGAAGACGATCACCGGCACCGACGAGTAGATCAGGCCGGACACGCCGCCCATCTGCTCGAGCAGGGTCGGCTGCGGTTCTTCTTCCGCGTCGGTCTTCTTATCGCTCGGGGCGGGTTCAGTCACGATGGGTGATCAACTCACTGGGCTCTGGAGCTCGTAATAGGGGTTGTACAGCACCTTCTGGCCGTCACGCTCGGCCATCCGGCCGCGCACCTTGATCGTCCGGCCAGGCTCGATGCCCGGGATCCGGCGGCGGCCGAGCCAGATTAGCGTCACGCCCTGTGTCCCGTCGAACAGCTCCGCCTCCAGCGTGGCGGCCTCGTTCGTCGGGCAGAGCTCCACGCTGCGGAGTCTCCCCATCACGGTGACCTCTTCGCCGGACCGGCAGTCGCAGGCCCGCTGCGCGCCCTCGGCGCCGGACCTCATGGACATCTCGTCGGCGTCGAGCTCGTCGACGTCGCTGGTCAGCTTGCGTACCAACCGGCTGAAGTAGCCGCCGTCTTTGGCGGACATAGGTGCTCCTGTGCTCCGGGGCCCCCGACTGGTGCTTGCGGCCCGAACGATTCCAGCGTACTGCGGTCTCCGCCAGGGAAACCCCTTTGCGCAAAGATCGCAACGTGACGTCCGCAATCAGAGTTCCCGTCGCGGTGCTGCTGCCCGGCACCGGCTCGGACGAGGTGTTCGTCCGGGCGGTCTTCGCCGGCCCCCTGCGCGCCCTCGGTGTCCCGCTCATCGCGCCACCGCCGCCGGACGGCGCGGCACTGGCGGACGGCTACCTCGCGACCCTCGACGCGCTCGCGGGCGAACACGGCGAACTGCTCGTAGGCGGCATTTCGTTCGGCGCCCACCTCGCCGCGGAGTGGGCCGTGGCCAATCCGGGCCGTTGCGGGGGCCTGCTGGCCGCGCTCCCGGCCTGGAACGGCGTCCCGGGCTCGGCACCCGCGTCGCTGGCCGCGACGCTGTCCGCCGATCTGGTGGCCAGCTCCGGGGTGGACGCGGCGCTGGCGCAGACGGCGGGCAGCCCGGGCTGGCTGCGGGCCGAGCTCGACCGGGCGTGGCGCCGCCACGGCGACGGCCTGGCCGACGGGCTGCGGGTCGCGGCGAGCCGTCCCTCCCCCACCCTCGAGGAGCTGACGGCGCTCGACGTCCCGGCCGGGATCGGCACGTGCGCCGACGACCCGATCCACCCGACGAAAGTCGCGTCGGAGTGGGCTCGCGCACTCCCCCGCGCGGCGCTCGTTGAGACGACGCTCACCGCACTGGGCGCCGACCGCGAATCCCTCGGCCGGGCGACCGTCCTGGCCTTCCTGCGGGCCCTCGAAACGCCATGAGGGGCACCTTCATGGCCGGGAAAGCCATGAAGGTGCCCCTCATGGGACGTGCTCAGCCCTGCTGCTGGGCCGCGATGTGCTCGGCGACCGCCTCGGGCAGCGTGATGGTGAGCGGGGTCCGGACCGGCATCGGCGCGTCGCCGCGGTCGACGATCGTGCGCCGCACGATCCCGCGCAGCACCTCGACCGCGCCCGCGGCCTCCGACTGCGGGCCGGCGATGACGCCGCGCAGCATCCAGCGGGGCCGGTCGACGCCGACGAAGCGCAGGGCGACGTCGCCGACGATGGCCGAGATCTCCAGGCCCCACACGCCGCGGCCGATGTTGACCTTCGCGCCGTCGGCCCGCAGCTGCTCGGCCAGCTCGGTGCTCACCTCGCGCCAGAGGCCGCCCGAGCGCGGCGCGGCGTAGGCGCTGACCGTGATCTGCCCCTGCTCGGTGACGACGTGCACGGCGCGCACGCCCCCGGTCTCGGGGTCCATCTCGACCTGGACCTGGGATCCGTCGGGCACCGGCACCTTCACCGAGCCGAGGTCGATCCGCGGGACGCCGTCGTCCTCGAAGTCCGCGACGTCGAACGGCCCGTCGGAGACGTCCGACAGCTCGTCGGCCTCGTCGTCGTACGCGTCGTCCTCGATCGTGTCGTCGGCCTCGGGCGCGGCGTGCCTGCCGGCGGACTCGCCCTCGGTCCGCCGCTTGCGTCCGAAAATCCCCACTACTTCTCCGTTCCTTCCCCCGCGCCGGCGCTCGCGCCGGACACCTGTGCTCCCAGTGTGGCGTGTCCACCCGTCGAGCCGTAGCCTCCGTCGCCCCGCTCGGTCGTGTCGAGCTCGGCGACCTCGACGAACTCGGCGTGCTCGACCCGCTGCACGACCAGCTGGGCGATGCGGTCGCCGCGCGTGAGCTGCACCGGGTGCACCGGGTCGTGGTTGATCAGGCAGACCTTGATCTCCCCGCGGTAGCCCGCGTCGATCGTGCCCGGCGTGTTCACCACCGAGAGGCCGACCCGGGCGGCCAGGCCCGACCGCGGGTGGACGAACCCCGCGTACCCGGGCGGGAGTGCGATCGCGACGCCGGTGCCGACGACGCCGCGTTCCCCGGGTTTCAGCACGATATCCGAGGTGGTGACGAGATCGGCGCCCGCGTCGCCCGGCCGGGCGTAGGCGGGCGGCGGGACATCCGGGTCGAGCCGGGAGAGGAGTACCTGAACGCTGGACACGGGCGGCGAGATTACTCTCTACCCGTGGGTGAATCTGCGAAGACGGCCGCGAGTGCCGCGGTCCGGCACTCCGAACGGCTCTACGTGCCGTGGTGGGGCTGGCCGCTGCCGGTGCTGGGCGCGATCCTGCTGGCCGCCGAGGTCGACATGGGCTACCCGGGCGTCCGGGCGTGGCTGCCGTACGTGATCGCGCTGCCGGTCGTCGTCGGGCTGATGCTGTCGCTCGGCCGGTCCAAGGTCCGCGTCACCGGCGGCGCCGAACCGGAGCTGTGGGTGGGCGACGCGCACCTGCCGCTGCGCTACGTCGGCGAGGTCGAGATCTTCGACAAGGAGGCCAAGCGCAAGGCGCTGGGCCGCGACGGCGATCCCGCGGCGTACGTGCTGCACCGCGGCTGGGTCGGCCCGGCCGTGCGGATCACGCTCACCGACCCGGCCGACCCGACGCCGTACTGGCTGTTCAGCACCCGGCACCCGCAGCGGCTCGCCGAGCTGGTCAAGGGCGCCTGACCCCGGCTCCGCCCCTCAAGACGCGGGAAGGGGGCCGGCCTGCCGGCCGGCCCCCTTGTCCCCAGCGCGCTTCGAGCCTCCCCCAAGGTCT of the Amycolatopsis sp. NBC_01488 genome contains:
- the dut gene encoding dUTP diphosphatase; translated protein: MSSVQVLLSRLDPDVPPPAYARPGDAGADLVTTSDIVLKPGERGVVGTGVAIALPPGYAGFVHPRSGLAARVGLSVVNTPGTIDAGYRGEIKVCLINHDPVHPVQLTRGDRIAQLVVQRVEHAEFVEVAELDTTERGDGGYGSTGGHATLGAQVSGASAGAGEGTEK
- a CDS encoding OB-fold nucleic acid binding domain-containing protein, whose amino-acid sequence is MSAKDGGYFSRLVRKLTSDVDELDADEMSMRSGAEGAQRACDCRSGEEVTVMGRLRSVELCPTNEAATLEAELFDGTQGVTLIWLGRRRIPGIEPGRTIKVRGRMAERDGQKVLYNPYYELQSPVS
- a CDS encoding alpha/beta fold hydrolase; amino-acid sequence: MLLPGTGSDEVFVRAVFAGPLRALGVPLIAPPPPDGAALADGYLATLDALAGEHGELLVGGISFGAHLAAEWAVANPGRCGGLLAALPAWNGVPGSAPASLAATLSADLVASSGVDAALAQTAGSPGWLRAELDRAWRRHGDGLADGLRVAASRPSPTLEELTALDVPAGIGTCADDPIHPTKVASEWARALPRAALVETTLTALGADRESLGRATVLAFLRALETP
- a CDS encoding DUF3710 domain-containing protein, with product MGIFGRKRRTEGESAGRHAAPEADDTIEDDAYDDEADELSDVSDGPFDVADFEDDGVPRIDLGSVKVPVPDGSQVQVEMDPETGGVRAVHVVTEQGQITVSAYAAPRSGGLWREVSTELAEQLRADGAKVNIGRGVWGLEISAIVGDVALRFVGVDRPRWMLRGVIAGPQSEAAGAVEVLRGIVRRTIVDRGDAPMPVRTPLTITLPEAVAEHIAAQQQG
- a CDS encoding DUF3093 domain-containing protein, whose product is MGESAKTAASAAVRHSERLYVPWWGWPLPVLGAILLAAEVDMGYPGVRAWLPYVIALPVVVGLMLSLGRSKVRVTGGAEPELWVGDAHLPLRYVGEVEIFDKEAKRKALGRDGDPAAYVLHRGWVGPAVRITLTDPADPTPYWLFSTRHPQRLAELVKGA
- a CDS encoding DUF3159 domain-containing protein produces the protein MTEPAPSDKKTDAEEEPQPTLLEQMGGVSGLIYSSVPVIVFVLANAFFGLTAAIWTSVGSAVAITVLRVVRKEPLQPAISGFFGVAIAAFIAYRTGSAKGFFLFGIYASLVYCGIFVLSVVVRWPIAGVVWNVLNGTGQAWRKDKPSRYGYDVATLALALVFAARFVVQRWLYQEDYTGWLAFAKIAMGYPLYALGLLVVVWAVRRSDKRLKALEETEPKPETDAEVEARLRAKYAEAPEG